One window from the genome of Diceros bicornis minor isolate mBicDic1 chromosome 1, mDicBic1.mat.cur, whole genome shotgun sequence encodes:
- the LOC131406449 gene encoding protocadherin beta-4-like isoform X1 produces the protein METLERIQPNRQVMAFILMVFLSQTRPEPIRYSVLEETESGSFVAHLTRDLGLGIGELAARSARVVCDDDKQRLQLDRQTGNLLLREKLDREELCGPIEPCVLYFQVFLETPVQFFDGELSIQDINDHSPIFPNREILLKIPENSQPGAIFPLKLAQDLDVGSNGLQKYTISPNSHFRVLTRNHSEGKKYPDLVQDKALDREEQPEFSLTLMALDGGAPPRSGTTMVRILIMDVNDNAPEFVHTPYEAQVLENSPLDSPVLTVLARDVDAGSFGSVSYGLFQASDEIKQTFSINEVTGEIRLTKKLDFEQIKSYQVEIEATDGGGLSGKGTVVIEVVDVNDNAPELTISSLTSSIPENAPETVVSIFRIRDRDSGDNGKMICSIPDNLPFILKPTFKNFYTLVTEGALDRESRAEYNITITVTDMGSPRLKTEHSITVLVSDVNDNAPAFTQTSYTLRVRENNSPALHIGSVSATDADAGANAQVTYSLLPPHDPHLPLASLVSINADNGHLFALRSLDYEALQAFEFGVGATDRGSPARSSQALVRVLVLDDNDNSPFVLYPLQNGSAPCTELVPRAAEAGYLVSKVVAVDGDSGQNAWLSYQLLKATEPGLFGVWAHNGEVRTARPPSERDAPKHRLLVLVKDNGEPPRSASVTLHVLLVDGFSQPYLPLPEAAAEQAQADPLTVYLVIALAAVSSLFLFSVLAFIAVRLCGRSRAASLGRCSVAEGHFPGHLVDVSGTGTLSQSYQYEVCLTGDPGTVIRNETRMPALLFHFSVLLEVLTSGIRQRKNKRHNDWKVRNKNVCLKK, from the exons ATGGAGACGCTAGAGAGAATTCAACCAAACAGGCAAGTGATGGCCTTTATTTTGATGGTGTTCTTGTCTCAGACTCGCCCCGAGCCTATTCGTTATTCTGTGCTGGAAGAAACAGAGAGCGGCTCCTTTGTAGCCCATCTGACCAGGGATCTGGGCCTGGGAATTGGGGAACTGGCCGCCCGGTCGGCCCGGGTGGTGTGTGACGATGACAAGCAGCGCTTGCAGCTGGATCGTCAGACGGGAAATTTGCTTTTGAGGGAGAAACTAGACCGGGAGGAGCTATGTGGCCCCATTGAACCGTGTGTACTGTATTTCCAAGTGTTCCTGGAAACGCCGGTGCAATTTTTTGATGGAGAATTATCAATCCAGGACATAAATGACCACTCCCCAATATTCCCGAATAGGGAAATTCTCTTGAAAATACCAGAAAACAGCCAGCCAGGGGCTATATTTCCGTTGAAATTAGCTCAGGATTTGGATGTGGGCAGTAATGGTCTTCAAAAATACACTATCAGCCCCAATTCTCATTTTCGCGTTCTCACTCGAAATCATAGTGAGGGCAAGAAATACCCAGATTTGGTGCAGGACAAAGCGCTGGATCGAGAGGAGCAGCCTGAGTTCAGCTTGACCCTCATGGCGCTGGACGGCGGGGCTCCACCCAGATCTGGCACCACCATGGTGAGAATCCTGATCATGGACGTCAATGACAATGCTCCTGAGTTTGTGCACACTCCATATGAGGCGCAGGTCCTGGAAAACAGCCCCCTAGACTCCCCAGTACTTACTGTTTTAGCTAGGGATGTAGACGCTGGAAGCTTCGGGAGTGTTTCCTACGGCTTGTTCCAAGCATCAGACGAAATTAAACAAACTTTCTCAATAAATGAAGTCACAGGAGAAATCAGACTGACAAAAAAATTGGATTTTGAACAAATTAAATCTTACCAAGTGGAAATTGAGGCTACAGATGGAGgaggcctttctggaaaaggcactgTAGTCATAGAGGTGGTGGATGTGAACGACAACGCCCCTGAACTTACCATATCTTCACTCACCAGCTCCATCCCAGAAAACGCTCCTGAGACCGTAGTTTCTATCTTCCGAATTCGAGATAGAGATTCTGGAGACAATGGAAAGATGATTTGCTCTATTCCAGATAATCTGCCATTCATTCTAAAACCAACTTTCAAGAATTTCTACACCTTGGTAACAGAAGGAGCGCTGGATAGAGAGAGCAGAGCCGAGTACAACATCACTATCACCGTCACCGACATGGGATCCCCCAGGCTGAAAACCGAGCACAGCATAACCGTGCTGGTCTCCGACGTCAATGACAACGCCCCCGCCTTCACCCAAACCTCCTACACCCTGCGGGTCCGCGAGAACAACAGCCCCGCCCTGCACATCGGCAGCGTCAGCGCCACAGACGCAGACGCGGGCGCCAACGCCCAGGTCACCTACTCGCTGCTGCCGCCCCACGACCCGCACCTGCCCCTCGCCTCCCTCGTGTCCATCAACGCGGACAACGGGCACCTGTTCGCCCTGCGGTCCCTGGACTACGAGGCCCTGCAGGCCTTCGAGTTCGGCGTGGGCGCCACAGACCGAGGCTCGCCGGCGCGGAGCAGCCAGGCGCTGGTGCGCGTGCTGGTGCTGGACGACAACGACAACTCGCCCTTCGTGCTCTACCCGCTGCAGAACGGCTCGGCGCCCTGCACCGAGCTGGTGCCCAGGGCGGCCGAGGCGGGCTACCTGGTGAGCAAGGTGGTGGCGGTGGACGGCGACTCGGGCCAGAACGCCTGGCTGTCGTACCAGCTGCTCAAGGCCACGGAGCCCGGGCTGTTCGGCGTGTGGGCGCACAACGGCGAGGTGCGCACGGCCAGGCCGCCGAGCGAGCGCGACGCGCCCAAGCACAGGCTGCTGGTGCTGGTCAAGGACAACGGCGAGCCGCCGCGCTCGGCCAGCGTCACGCTGCACGTGCTGCTGGTGGACGGCTTCTCGCAGCCCTACCTGCCGCTGCCGGAGGCGGCGGCCGAGCAGGCGCAGGCCGACCCGCTCACCGTCTACTTGGTCATCGCCCTGGCCGCGGTGTCGTCGCTCTTCCTCTTCTCGGTGCTCGCGTTCATCGCGGTGCGGCTGTGCGGGAGGAGCAGGGCCGCCTCGCTGGGTCGCTGCTCGGTGGCTGAGGGCCACTTTCCGGGCCACCTGGTGGACGTCAGCGGCACCGGGACCCTGTCCCAGAGCTACCAGTATGAGGTGTGTCTGACAGGAGACCCTGGGACTG TgatcaggaatgagacaaggatgcctgcCTTATTGTTTCACTTCAGTGTTTTACTAGAGGTCCTAACCAGTGGAATaaggcaaaggaaaaataaaagacacaatGATTGGAAGGTAAGAAATAAGAAtgtctgtttaaaaaaatga
- the LOC131406449 gene encoding protocadherin beta-4-like isoform X2 → METLERIQPNRQVMAFILMVFLSQTRPEPIRYSVLEETESGSFVAHLTRDLGLGIGELAARSARVVCDDDKQRLQLDRQTGNLLLREKLDREELCGPIEPCVLYFQVFLETPVQFFDGELSIQDINDHSPIFPNREILLKIPENSQPGAIFPLKLAQDLDVGSNGLQKYTISPNSHFRVLTRNHSEGKKYPDLVQDKALDREEQPEFSLTLMALDGGAPPRSGTTMVRILIMDVNDNAPEFVHTPYEAQVLENSPLDSPVLTVLARDVDAGSFGSVSYGLFQASDEIKQTFSINEVTGEIRLTKKLDFEQIKSYQVEIEATDGGGLSGKGTVVIEVVDVNDNAPELTISSLTSSIPENAPETVVSIFRIRDRDSGDNGKMICSIPDNLPFILKPTFKNFYTLVTEGALDRESRAEYNITITVTDMGSPRLKTEHSITVLVSDVNDNAPAFTQTSYTLRVRENNSPALHIGSVSATDADAGANAQVTYSLLPPHDPHLPLASLVSINADNGHLFALRSLDYEALQAFEFGVGATDRGSPARSSQALVRVLVLDDNDNSPFVLYPLQNGSAPCTELVPRAAEAGYLVSKVVAVDGDSGQNAWLSYQLLKATEPGLFGVWAHNGEVRTARPPSERDAPKHRLLVLVKDNGEPPRSASVTLHVLLVDGFSQPYLPLPEAAAEQAQADPLTVYLVIALAAVSSLFLFSVLAFIAVRLCGRSRAASLGRCSVAEGHFPGHLVDVSGTGTLSQSYQYEVCLTGDPGTASPHLSKEPENFF, encoded by the exons ATGGAGACGCTAGAGAGAATTCAACCAAACAGGCAAGTGATGGCCTTTATTTTGATGGTGTTCTTGTCTCAGACTCGCCCCGAGCCTATTCGTTATTCTGTGCTGGAAGAAACAGAGAGCGGCTCCTTTGTAGCCCATCTGACCAGGGATCTGGGCCTGGGAATTGGGGAACTGGCCGCCCGGTCGGCCCGGGTGGTGTGTGACGATGACAAGCAGCGCTTGCAGCTGGATCGTCAGACGGGAAATTTGCTTTTGAGGGAGAAACTAGACCGGGAGGAGCTATGTGGCCCCATTGAACCGTGTGTACTGTATTTCCAAGTGTTCCTGGAAACGCCGGTGCAATTTTTTGATGGAGAATTATCAATCCAGGACATAAATGACCACTCCCCAATATTCCCGAATAGGGAAATTCTCTTGAAAATACCAGAAAACAGCCAGCCAGGGGCTATATTTCCGTTGAAATTAGCTCAGGATTTGGATGTGGGCAGTAATGGTCTTCAAAAATACACTATCAGCCCCAATTCTCATTTTCGCGTTCTCACTCGAAATCATAGTGAGGGCAAGAAATACCCAGATTTGGTGCAGGACAAAGCGCTGGATCGAGAGGAGCAGCCTGAGTTCAGCTTGACCCTCATGGCGCTGGACGGCGGGGCTCCACCCAGATCTGGCACCACCATGGTGAGAATCCTGATCATGGACGTCAATGACAATGCTCCTGAGTTTGTGCACACTCCATATGAGGCGCAGGTCCTGGAAAACAGCCCCCTAGACTCCCCAGTACTTACTGTTTTAGCTAGGGATGTAGACGCTGGAAGCTTCGGGAGTGTTTCCTACGGCTTGTTCCAAGCATCAGACGAAATTAAACAAACTTTCTCAATAAATGAAGTCACAGGAGAAATCAGACTGACAAAAAAATTGGATTTTGAACAAATTAAATCTTACCAAGTGGAAATTGAGGCTACAGATGGAGgaggcctttctggaaaaggcactgTAGTCATAGAGGTGGTGGATGTGAACGACAACGCCCCTGAACTTACCATATCTTCACTCACCAGCTCCATCCCAGAAAACGCTCCTGAGACCGTAGTTTCTATCTTCCGAATTCGAGATAGAGATTCTGGAGACAATGGAAAGATGATTTGCTCTATTCCAGATAATCTGCCATTCATTCTAAAACCAACTTTCAAGAATTTCTACACCTTGGTAACAGAAGGAGCGCTGGATAGAGAGAGCAGAGCCGAGTACAACATCACTATCACCGTCACCGACATGGGATCCCCCAGGCTGAAAACCGAGCACAGCATAACCGTGCTGGTCTCCGACGTCAATGACAACGCCCCCGCCTTCACCCAAACCTCCTACACCCTGCGGGTCCGCGAGAACAACAGCCCCGCCCTGCACATCGGCAGCGTCAGCGCCACAGACGCAGACGCGGGCGCCAACGCCCAGGTCACCTACTCGCTGCTGCCGCCCCACGACCCGCACCTGCCCCTCGCCTCCCTCGTGTCCATCAACGCGGACAACGGGCACCTGTTCGCCCTGCGGTCCCTGGACTACGAGGCCCTGCAGGCCTTCGAGTTCGGCGTGGGCGCCACAGACCGAGGCTCGCCGGCGCGGAGCAGCCAGGCGCTGGTGCGCGTGCTGGTGCTGGACGACAACGACAACTCGCCCTTCGTGCTCTACCCGCTGCAGAACGGCTCGGCGCCCTGCACCGAGCTGGTGCCCAGGGCGGCCGAGGCGGGCTACCTGGTGAGCAAGGTGGTGGCGGTGGACGGCGACTCGGGCCAGAACGCCTGGCTGTCGTACCAGCTGCTCAAGGCCACGGAGCCCGGGCTGTTCGGCGTGTGGGCGCACAACGGCGAGGTGCGCACGGCCAGGCCGCCGAGCGAGCGCGACGCGCCCAAGCACAGGCTGCTGGTGCTGGTCAAGGACAACGGCGAGCCGCCGCGCTCGGCCAGCGTCACGCTGCACGTGCTGCTGGTGGACGGCTTCTCGCAGCCCTACCTGCCGCTGCCGGAGGCGGCGGCCGAGCAGGCGCAGGCCGACCCGCTCACCGTCTACTTGGTCATCGCCCTGGCCGCGGTGTCGTCGCTCTTCCTCTTCTCGGTGCTCGCGTTCATCGCGGTGCGGCTGTGCGGGAGGAGCAGGGCCGCCTCGCTGGGTCGCTGCTCGGTGGCTGAGGGCCACTTTCCGGGCCACCTGGTGGACGTCAGCGGCACCGGGACCCTGTCCCAGAGCTACCAGTATGAGGTGTGTCTGACAGGAGACCCTGGGACTG CTTCTCCTCACCTTTCAAAAGAGCCAGAGAATTTCTTCTGA
- the PCDHB5 gene encoding protocadherin beta-5 produces METALAKTPWKRQVIFLAILLLLWEAGSEAIRYSMPEETESGSFVANLAKDLGLRVGELATRGARIHYKGNKQLLQLDIKTGNLLLYKKLDREVLCGATDPCILHFQLLLENPVQFFEADLQLTDINDHSPEFLEREMLLKIPEIVQPGTVFPLKIAQDFDIGSNTIQNYTISPNSHFHVVTHNRGGGRKHPELVLDKALDREEQPELSLTLTALDGGAPPRSGTTAVRIEVVDINDNAPEFLQSLYEVQVPENSPLNSLVVAVSARDLDAGTNGNVAYAFFQGDEVTHPFVIDEITGEIRLKRALDFEATQYYNVEIAATDGGGLSGTCTVAIEVVDVNDNAPELTMSTLTSSTPENSPETVVAVFSVSDPDSGDNGRMVCFIQNDVPFLLKPTFKNFYTLVTERPLDRESRAEYNITITVTDMGSPRLKTEHSITVLVSDVNDNAPAFTQTSYTLRVRENNSPALHIGSVSATDADAGANAQVTYSLLPPHDPHLPLASLVSINADNGHLFALRSLDYEALQAFEFGVGATDRGSPARSSQALVRVLVLDDNDNSPFVLYPLQNGSAPCTELVPRAAEAGYLVSKVVAVDGDSGQNAWLSYQLLKATEPGLFGVWAHNGEVRTARPPSERDAPKHRLLVLVKDNGEPPRSASVTLHVLLVDGFSQPYLPLPEAAAEQAQADPLTVYLVIALAAVSSLFLFSVLAFIAVRLCGRSRAASLGRCSVPEGHFPGHLVDVGGTGTLSQSYQYEVCLTGGSRSNEFKFLKPILPNLPPQSAGQEIEENATFRNSFGFD; encoded by the coding sequence ATGGAGACTGCGCTAGCAAAAACGCCATGGAAAAGGCAAGTTATCTTTCTTGCTATATTGTTGCTTTTGTGGGAGGCTGGCTCTGAAGCAATTAGGTATTCCATGCCAGAAGAAACAGAAAGCGGCTCCTTTGTGGCCAACCTGGCAAAAGACCTGGGGCTCAGGGTGGGGGAACTGGCCACTCGGGGCGCGCGAATCCATTACAAAGGAAACAAACAGCTCTTGCAGTTAGATATAAAGACCGGGAATTTGCTTCTGTATAAAAAACTAGACCGGGAGGTGCTGTGCGGGGCGACAGATCCCTGTATACTGCATTTCCAACTATTACTGGAAAACCCAGTGCAGTTTTTTGAAGCTGATCTGCAGCTCACAGATATAAATGACCATTCTCCAGAGTTCCTAGAGAGGGAAATGCtcctaaaaattccagaaatcGTCCAGCCAGGGACTGTGTTTCCTTTGAAAATAGCTCAGGACTTTGACATAGGTAGCAACACTATTCAGAACTACACAATCAGCCCCAACTCCCATTTTCATGTTGTCACTCATAATCGCGGAGGTGGCAGAAAACACCCGGAGCTGGTGCTGGACAAAGCGCTGGATCGGGAGGAGCAGCCGGAGCTCAGTTTAACCCTCACGGCGCTGGATGGTGGGGCTCCGCCCAGGTCCGGGACCACTGCAGTCCGCATTGAGGTCGTGGACATCAATGATAACGCCCCTGAGTTCTTACAGTCGCTGTATGAGGTACAGGTGCCGGAGAACAGCCCCCTAAACTCCTTAGTTGTCGCTGTCTCCGCCAGAGATCTAGATGCAGGAACGAACGGGAATGTAGCCTACGCTTTCTTCCAAGGTGATGAAGTTACTCACCCATTTGTAATAGACGAAATAACAGGAGAAATTCGTCTGAAAAGGGCATTGGATTTTGAGGCAACTCAATATTACAACGTGGAGATTGCAGCCACAGATGGCGGGGGCCTTTCCGGAACATGCACCGTAGCTATAGAGGTGGTAGATGTGAACGACAACGCCCCTGAACTGACCATGTCGACGCTCACCAGCTCTACCCCAGAAAACTCCCCAGAGACTGTAGTTGCTGTTTTCAGTGTTTCTGATCCAGACTCTGGGGACAATGGTAGGATGGTTTGCTTCATCCAGAACGATGTCCCCTTTCTCTTGAAACCCACATTCAAGAACTTTTACACTCTAGTGACAGAGAGGCCACTGGACAGAGAGAGCCGGGCCGAGTACAACATCACCATCACCGTCACCGACATGGGATCCCCCAGGCTGAAAACCGAGCACAGCATAACCGTGCTGGTCTCCGACGTCAATGACAACGCCCCCGCCTTCACCCAAACCTCCTACACCCTGCGGGTCCGCGAGAACAACAGCCCCGCCCTGCACATCGGCAGCGTCAGCGCCACAGACGCAGACGCGGGCGCCAACGCCCAGGTCACCTACTCGCTGCTGCCGCCCCACGACCCGCACCTGCCCCTCGCCTCCCTCGTGTCCATCAACGCGGACAACGGGCACCTGTTCGCCCTGCGGTCCCTGGACTACGAGGCCCTGCAGGCCTTCGAGTTCGGCGTGGGCGCCACAGACCGAGGCTCGCCGGCGCGGAGCAGCCAGGCGCTGGTGCGCGTGCTGGTGCTGGACGACAACGACAACTCGCCCTTCGTGCTCTACCCGCTGCAGAACGGCTCGGCGCCCTGCACCGAGCTGGTGCCCAGGGCGGCCGAGGCGGGCTACCTGGTGAGCAAGGTGGTGGCGGTGGACGGCGACTCGGGCCAGAACGCCTGGCTGTCGTACCAGCTGCTCAAGGCCACGGAGCCCGGGCTGTTCGGCGTGTGGGCGCACAACGGCGAGGTGCGCACGGCCAGGCCGCCGAGCGAGCGCGACGCGCCCAAGCACAGGCTGCTGGTGCTGGTCAAGGACAACGGCGAGCCGCCGCGCTCGGCCAGCGTCACGCTGCACGTGCTGCTGGTGGACGGCTTCTCGCAGCCCTACCTGCCGCTGCCGGAGGCGGCGGCCGAGCAGGCGCAGGCCGACCCGCTCACCGTCTACTTGGTCATCGCCCTGGCCGCGGTGTCGTCGCTCTTCCTCTTCTCGGTGCTCGCGTTCATCGCGGTGCGGCTGTGCGGGAGGAGCAGGGCCGCCTCGCTGGGTCGCTGCTCGGTGCCTGAGGGCCACTTTCCGGGCCACCTGGTGGACGTCGGCGGAACTGGGACCCTGTCCCAGAGTTACCAGTATGAGGTGTGTCTTACAGGAGGCTCCAGGTCAAATGAGTTCAAATTCTTGAAGCCCATTCTCCCCAACCTCCCTCCCCAGAGCGCTGGCCAAGAAATAGAGGAAAACGCCACCTTCCGGAATAGCTTTGGATTCGACTAG